One part of the Sulfolobus tengchongensis genome encodes these proteins:
- a CDS encoding RecB-family nuclease, with amino-acid sequence MKELYLGLHNITSNQRLLDFSKLAFNLKYVKYLVITKVGGTAAQSGIPEISKLAFKYNKPILVLPELKDAIDLLKPEITVLVSQNSEKLINFSDLGKYSKLLVVFSGIEGSGFNKIEQSLGEYVKILEDASDIGAVSLASFFLCKYSQLVEGKV; translated from the coding sequence ATGAAAGAACTATATTTAGGCCTACATAATATAACTAGCAATCAAAGATTATTAGACTTTTCCAAGTTAGCATTTAATCTAAAATACGTGAAATACTTAGTTATAACTAAAGTTGGAGGAACGGCTGCACAGTCTGGAATTCCAGAAATTAGTAAATTAGCCTTTAAATATAATAAACCAATATTAGTTTTACCAGAGCTAAAAGATGCGATAGATCTACTGAAACCAGAAATCACAGTCCTAGTATCTCAAAACTCAGAAAAATTGATTAATTTTAGTGATTTAGGAAAGTATAGTAAATTGCTAGTAGTATTTTCTGGTATAGAGGGAAGTGGTTTCAATAAAATTGAACAATCTCTAGGAGAATACGTGAAAATACTAGAAGATGCCTCAGATATTGGAGCTGTAAGTTTAGCATCTTTCTTTTTATGTAAATACTCTCAATTAGTTGAAGGTAAAGTTTAA
- a CDS encoding DNA cytosine methyltransferase, with translation MVEIKVIDLFSGAGGFSLGFKKLGIEPKVAVDKNHAAARTYSLNFPTTLMIEDDIREISGREILKHVNGEVDVIIGGPPCEAYTAANPLRMQDPLSRLYVDERGSLTLEFIRILDEIKPKIFVMENVPAIIETQSLKEALLHEFKKAGYSNVFFNILHAEDYGNPSKRTRVFISNVKIQPTKVHKRITVYDAINDLDGKIEVPNNEISELNEKKILRISRKKYGEYLTMYKGSKGRNIPLYIRLNPDDLAPTILGNSRFIHPFHDRFLTVREQARLMSYPDDHVFLGSKDEQYNQIGESVPVALSTAIAEEIMGILYERTIFRPT, from the coding sequence TTGGTGGAAATAAAGGTCATTGATCTGTTTTCTGGTGCTGGAGGGTTTTCATTAGGATTCAAAAAATTAGGAATAGAACCTAAAGTAGCTGTAGATAAAAATCATGCTGCAGCTAGAACATATTCCTTAAATTTTCCAACTACACTAATGATAGAAGATGATATAAGAGAAATAAGCGGGAGAGAAATCTTAAAGCACGTAAACGGCGAAGTAGATGTAATAATTGGTGGACCTCCTTGTGAAGCCTACACAGCGGCAAATCCATTACGCATGCAAGACCCTTTAAGTAGACTATATGTAGATGAAAGAGGTAGCTTAACACTTGAATTCATACGGATATTAGATGAGATAAAACCAAAAATTTTCGTAATGGAAAACGTACCTGCAATTATTGAGACCCAATCCTTAAAAGAAGCACTACTACATGAATTTAAGAAGGCAGGATATAGTAATGTATTCTTTAACATACTACATGCAGAAGATTACGGAAACCCATCAAAACGTACAAGAGTATTCATTTCTAATGTTAAAATTCAACCCACTAAAGTTCATAAAAGAATAACAGTATATGATGCGATAAATGATTTAGATGGTAAGATAGAAGTTCCTAATAACGAGATAAGTGAACTTAATGAAAAGAAGATTCTAAGAATTTCTAGAAAAAAATATGGTGAATACTTAACTATGTACAAGGGTAGTAAAGGGAGAAATATACCGCTGTACATAAGACTTAATCCAGACGATTTAGCACCAACTATTTTAGGCAACTCTAGATTCATACATCCCTTTCACGATAGATTCCTTACTGTTAGAGAACAAGCCAGATTAATGAGTTATCCAGATGATCACGTATTTTTAGGTAGTAAAGATGAACAATATAATCAAATTGGAGAGTCCGTTCCAGTAGCCTTATCTACTGCTATTGCAGAAGAAATTATGGGTATATTATATGAAAGAACTATATTTAGGCCTACATAA
- a CDS encoding transcription factor has translation MVNAEDLFINLAKSLLGDDVIDVLRVLLEKGTEMTDEEIANQLNIKVNDVRKKLNLLEEQGFVSYRKTRDKDSGWFIYYWRPNIDQVNEILLNRKRLILDKLKSRLEYEKNNTFFVCPQDNSRYSFEEAFENEFKCLKCGSQLTYYDSEKIRSFLEQKIRQIEEEIEKETKFGGNKGH, from the coding sequence ATGGTTAATGCAGAAGATTTGTTTATTAACTTAGCGAAAAGCCTATTAGGCGATGACGTAATAGACGTTCTTAGAGTTCTATTAGAAAAAGGGACTGAAATGACAGATGAAGAAATAGCAAACCAGCTTAATATAAAAGTTAATGACGTAAGAAAGAAACTAAACTTGCTTGAGGAACAAGGGTTCGTGAGCTACAGAAAAACACGTGATAAAGATAGCGGTTGGTTCATATACTATTGGAGGCCAAATATAGATCAAGTTAACGAGATACTCTTGAATAGAAAAAGATTAATTCTAGATAAATTAAAAAGCAGATTAGAATATGAAAAAAATAACACGTTCTTCGTTTGTCCACAAGATAATAGCAGATATTCTTTTGAAGAAGCTTTTGAAAATGAATTTAAATGTCTAAAGTGTGGTTCACAACTCACATATTATGATTCAGAAAAAATTAGGTCTTTCTTAGAGCAAAAAATAAGACAAATAGAAGAGGAAATAGAAAAGGAGACTAAATTTGGTGGAAATAAAGGTCATTGA
- a CDS encoding tRNA (cytidine(56)-2'-O)-methyltransferase translates to MKEIYVLRLGHRPARDKRVTTHVALVARAFGARGIYIEGKDEKVVDSIRKILNNWGGSSYFIVKEIKSGKKLVEEWKRKGGTVIHLTMYGINIDDLKNEIEKIKYPLLLIVGSEKVEGWYYHNADYNIAIGNQPHSEVAALAIFLDRIYKGRELYMEFGDAKIKIIPQKAGKKVIRNG, encoded by the coding sequence ATAAAAGAAATATACGTTTTAAGACTAGGGCACAGGCCAGCCAGAGATAAAAGAGTAACTACACATGTAGCTTTAGTAGCTAGAGCTTTTGGAGCTAGAGGTATATATATTGAAGGAAAAGATGAAAAAGTTGTAGATTCTATTCGTAAAATCCTAAATAACTGGGGTGGTAGCTCATACTTTATAGTAAAAGAAATTAAAAGTGGTAAAAAATTGGTAGAAGAATGGAAAAGAAAAGGAGGTACTGTAATACATCTAACCATGTACGGAATAAATATTGATGATCTTAAGAACGAAATAGAGAAAATAAAATATCCTTTATTACTAATTGTTGGATCAGAGAAAGTCGAAGGTTGGTATTATCATAATGCTGACTACAACATTGCAATAGGTAATCAACCACATTCAGAAGTAGCTGCGCTTGCAATTTTTTTAGATAGAATTTATAAGGGACGAGAGCTATATATGGAATTTGGAGACGCTAAAATAAAGATAATACCTCAAAAAGCTGGTAAAAAGGTGATAAGAAATGGTTAA
- the hflX gene encoding GTPase HflX — MRSAVLFVSNELKEEAIALAEGADYKLVEIYKIPKSPNPKFYIQFDKLQEIKNNHEIGTLIVFDQLKPRHFINLRKELKGKEVLDKILLLLEIFALHAGSKEAKMQIELARLKYELPIIKETYTKSKIGEQQGPLGAGVYGVESIIKFYNRRINKLTKQLESIKNFKEKNIEINRRNGIPSIGIVGYTNSGKTSLFNSLTGLSQKVDTKLFTTMSPKRYAISINNKKIMLIDTVGFIRGIPPQIVDAFFVTLSEAKYSDALILVVDATFQENLLIETLRSSFEILREIGISGKPLLITLNKIDKIDGDLYKKLNLITEISKELYSPIIDVIPISALKRTNLELLRDRIYQLVTQLR; from the coding sequence GTGAGGTCTGCAGTACTGTTCGTCTCTAATGAATTAAAAGAAGAGGCAATAGCGTTAGCTGAAGGTGCAGATTATAAATTAGTCGAAATTTATAAGATACCAAAATCACCTAACCCGAAATTTTATATACAATTTGATAAATTACAGGAGATTAAAAATAACCATGAAATTGGTACATTAATAGTGTTTGATCAATTAAAGCCTAGACACTTTATAAACCTTAGAAAAGAGTTAAAAGGGAAAGAGGTCTTAGATAAAATTTTACTACTTTTAGAGATATTTGCCTTGCATGCAGGCTCTAAAGAAGCTAAAATGCAAATAGAGTTAGCTAGGCTTAAGTATGAATTGCCAATAATAAAGGAAACTTACACTAAATCAAAAATAGGTGAACAACAAGGTCCTTTAGGAGCAGGAGTGTATGGAGTAGAGTCCATAATAAAATTTTATAATAGAAGAATAAATAAACTGACTAAACAACTTGAAAGTATAAAGAATTTTAAAGAAAAAAATATAGAGATAAATAGAAGAAATGGGATCCCCTCAATAGGAATTGTAGGATATACTAATTCTGGTAAAACCTCATTGTTTAACTCACTAACGGGGTTGTCACAAAAAGTTGATACAAAACTCTTTACAACAATGTCACCTAAGAGATATGCAATTTCAATAAATAATAAAAAAATAATGCTAATTGATACCGTAGGGTTTATCAGAGGAATACCCCCACAAATTGTTGATGCCTTCTTTGTCACATTATCTGAGGCAAAATATTCTGATGCCTTAATCCTTGTCGTTGATGCAACATTTCAGGAAAACTTATTAATAGAAACTTTACGATCATCTTTCGAAATCTTAAGAGAAATTGGGATTTCTGGCAAACCATTATTAATTACTCTTAACAAAATTGATAAGATAGATGGGGATCTATATAAAAAATTAAACCTAATAACAGAAATTTCAAAAGAGCTCTACTCTCCCATAATTGATGTTATACCAATATCAGCTTTAAAGAGAACAAATCTAGAATTATTAAGGGATAGGATATATCAACTAGTAACCCAACTGAGATAA